A single region of the Procambarus clarkii isolate CNS0578487 chromosome 59, FALCON_Pclarkii_2.0, whole genome shotgun sequence genome encodes:
- the LOC123768339 gene encoding autotransporter adhesin AIDA-I-like: MRHKHLEEIYKEAGDELDQIYNDGSSNLANGRAGAAFTVIRNNAFQRRNEEKALIENNASSTQAEIAAIVMALRFHERNTNGAVFCTDLKAALQSLNVLAAERHHIEYFIPKTLLQIRGIVRQHHHDKVTEERRTEAQSSESVRCRVTRHHVSSGGTIHHVSSRVTRHHVSSGGTIHHVSSRVTRHHVSSGGTIHHVSSRVTRHHVSSGGTIHHVSSGGTIHHVSSGGTIHHVSSGGTIHHVSSGGTIHHVSSGGTIPHVSSGGTIHHVSSGGTIHHVSSGGTIHHVSSGGTIHHVSSGGTIHHVSSGGTIPHVSSGGTIHHVSSGGTIHHVSSGGTIHHVSSGGTIHHVSSRVTRHHVSSGGTIHHVSSGGTIHHVSSGGTIHHVSSGGTIHHVSSGGTIHHVSSGGTIPHVSSGGTIHHVSSGGTIHHVSSGGTIHHMSSGGTIHHVSSGGTIHHMSSGGTIHHWRHNTSCDVLSSGGTIHHVSSGGTISHVSSGGTISHVSSGGTISHVSSGGTISHVSSGGTISHVSSGGTIHHVSSGGTIHHVSSGGTIHHVSSGGTIHHVSSGGTILHVSSGGTIHHVSSGGTIHHMSSGGTIHHVSSGGTISHVSSGGTISHVSSGGTISHVSSGGTISYVSSGGTISYVSSGGTISHVSSGGTISHVSSGGTISYVSSGGTISYVSSGGTISYMSSGGTIHYVSSGGTIHYVSSGGTRHHVSSGGTISYISSGGTISYMSSGGTISYISSGGTISYMSSGGTISYVSSGGTISYVSSGGTISYVSSGGTISHVSSGGTIHYVSSGGTRHHVSSGGTIPHVSSGGTIPHVSSGGTRHHVSSGGTIPHVSSGGTRHHVSSGGTISHVSSGGTISYVSSGGTIHYVSSGGTIHHMSSGGTIPHVSSGGTIHHMSSGGTIHHMSSGGTIHHMSSGGTIPHVSSGGTIHHMSSGGTIHHVMY; encoded by the exons ATGAGGCACAagcatctcgaggaaatttataaagaagccggagatgaactagatcaaatttacaatgatgggtcatctaatcttgccaatggcagggctggtgcagcattcactgtaattaggaataatgcctttcaacgcagaaatgaagagaaAGCACTTATTGAGAacaatgcctcttcaacgcaagcggaaatagctgccattgttatggcgttaagattccatGAACGAAATACTAATGGCGCAGTGTTCTGCACTGACTTaaaagcagcactacaaagcctaa atGTACTGGCTGCTGAAAgacaccatattgaatacttcatacccaagactctgctacaaattagaggtattgtcaggcaacatcaccatgacaaggtaactgaggaaaggaggacagAAGCACaatccagtgaatctgtacgatg TAGAGTCACAAGACATCATGTGAGCAGTGGAGGCACAATACATCATGTGAGCAGTAGAGTCACAAGACATCATGTGAGCAGTGGAGGCACAATACATCATGTGAGCAGTAGAGTCACAAGACATCATGTGAGCAGTGGAGGCACAATACATCATGTGAGCAGTAGAGTCACAAGACATCATGTGAGCAGTGGAGGCACAATACATCATGTGAGCAGTGGAGGCACAATACATCATGTGAGCAGTGGAGGCACAATACATCATGTGAGCAGTGGAGGCACAATACATCATGTGAGCAGTGGAGGCACAATACATCATGTGAGCAGTGGAGGCACAATACCTCATGTGAGCAGTGGAGGCACAATACATCATGTGAGCAGTGGAGGCACAATACATCATGTGAGCAGTGGAGGCACAATACATCATGTGAGCAGTGGAGGCACAATACATCATGTGAGCAGTGGAGGCACAATACATCATGTGAGCAGTGGAGGCACAATACCTCATGTGAGCAGTGGAGGCACAATACATCATGTGAGCAGTGGAGGCACAATACATCATGTGAGCAGTGGAGGCACAATACATCATGTGAGCAGTGGAGGCACAATACATCATGTGAGCAGTAGAGTCACAAGACATCATGTGAGCAGTGGAGGCACAATACATCATGTGAGCAGTGGAGGCACAATACATCATGTGAGCAGTGGAGGCACAATACATCATGTGAGCAGTGGAGGCACAATACATCATGTGAGCAGTGGAGGCACAATACATCATGTGAGCAGTGGAGGCACAATACCTCATGTGAGCAGTGGAGGCACAATACATCATGTGAGCAGTGGAGGCACAATACATCATGTGAGCAGTGGAGGCACAATACATCATATGAGCAGTGGAGGCACAATACATCATGTGAGCAGTGGAGGCACAATACATCATATGAGCAGTGGAGGCACAATACATCAT TGGAGGCACAATACATCATGTGATGTATTGAGCAGTGGAGGCACAATACATCATGTGAGCAGTGGAGGCACAATAAGTCATGTGAGCAGTGGAGGCACAATAAGTCATGTGAGCAGTGGAGGCACAATAAGTCATGTGAGCAGTGGAGGCACAATAAGTCATGTGAGCAGTGGAGGCACAATAAGTCATGTGAGCAGTGGAGGCACAATACATCATGTGAGCAGTGGAGGCACAATACATCATGTGAGCAGTGGAGGCACAATACATCATGTGAGCAGTGGAGGCACAATACATCATGTGAGCAGTGGAGGCACAATACTTCATGTGAGCAGTGGAGGCACAATACATCATGTGAGCAGTGGAGGCACAATACATCATATGAGCAGTGGAGGCACAATACATCATGTGAGCAGTGGAGGCACAATAAGTCATGTGAGCAGTGGAGGCACAATAAGTCATGTGAGCAGTGGAGGCACAATAAGTCATGTGAGCAGTGGAGGCACAATAAGTTATGTGAGCAGTGGAGGCACAATAAGTTATGTGAGCAGTGGAGGCACAATAAGTCATGTGAGCAGTGGAGGCACAATAAGTCATGTGAGCAGTGGAGGCACAATAAGTTATGTGAGCAGTGGAGGCACAATAAGTTATGTGAGCAGTGGAGGCACAATAAGTTATATGAGCAGTGGAGGCACAATACATTATGTGAGCAGTGGAGGCACAATACATTATGTGAGCAGTGGAGGCACAAGACATCATGTGAGCAGTGGAGGCACAATAAGTTATATAAGCAGTGGAGGCACAATAAGTTATATGAGCAGTGGAGGCACAATAAGTTATATAAGCAGTGGAGGCACAATAAGTTATATGAGCAGTGGAGGCACAATAAGTTATGTGAGCAGTGGAGGCACAATAAGTTATGTGAGCAGTGGAGGCACAATAAGTTATGTGAGCAGTGGAGGCACAATAAGTCATGTGAGCAGTGGAGGCACAATACATTATGTGAGCAGTGGAGGCACAAGACATCATGTGAGCAGTGGAGGCACAATACCTCATGTGAGCAGTGGAGGCACAATACCTCATGTGAGCAGTGGAGGCACAAGACATCATGTGAGCAGTGGAGGCACAATACCTCATGTGAGCAGTGGAGGCACAAGACATCATGTGAGCAGTGGAGGCACAATAAGTCATGTGAGCAGTGGAGGCACAATAAGTTATGTGAGCAGTGGAGGCACAATACATTATGTGAGCAGTGGAGGCACAATACATCATATGAGCAGTGGAGGCACAATACCTCATGTGAGCAGTGGAGGCACAATACATCATATGAGCAGTGGAGGCACAATACATCATATGAGCAGTGGAGGCACAATACATCATATGAGCAGTGGAGGCACAATACCTCATGTGAGCAGTGGAGGCACAATACATCATATGAGCAGTGGAGGCACAATACATCATGTGATGTATTGA